A single Lolium perenne isolate Kyuss_39 chromosome 6, Kyuss_2.0, whole genome shotgun sequence DNA region contains:
- the LOC127306042 gene encoding uncharacterized protein, with product MAMLLRRRIPLFRLLRPLQTVAAASTTTAPSPQLPPLQNPVTAAAAASPSVALGSRLGFPSATPRTSASSAAAFLAAGAAAALAMLPTVAYADANEEGVVDAAASADAAPVEDLARKERKRIMELIETQGMLPGSYPKFDVAVKGQKVVVKFNVPSTCNISHLIVDLVTHIGLEAEFAGGSEMLLRAWDSAAARQITLNPPKTTASTGDNNEDSLCVLIFEPLVGSEYAVSSCEVEFIKPGSFSLKELEGLVSALKLAGQKDVKTSSGKASTKGSGQRSKYAPSIEKIVSDLEAMGVRVYGFDETSSVPVDGTVMWENIAGYEPQKREIEDTVLLALQNPEVYDDIARGTRCKFETNRPRAVLFEGPPGTGKTSSARVIAKQAGVPLLYVPLEIIMSKYYGESERLLGSVFSLAKDLPDGGIIFLDEVDSFAIARDSEMHEATRRILSVILRQIDGFEQDRRVVVIAATNRKEDLDPALISRFDSIICFGLPDQQSRAEIAAQYAKHLTKSELVQFSLVTEEMAGRDIRDICMQAERHWASKFIRGQIPKDEKGDPPLPPVDEYVVCAEQRRKSLPDRTRPTFKSSPLKLA from the exons ATGGCGATGCTTCTCCGCCGCCGGATCCCTCTTTTCCGCCTCCTCCGGCCACTGCAGACCGTCGCGgcggcctccaccaccaccgccccaTCTCCCCAGCTGCCTCCTCTCCAAAATCCtgtcaccgccgccgccgccgcctcgccttcTGTCGCACTAGGATCACGCCTAGGGTTTCCAAGCGCAACACCGCGCACGTCGGCTTCGAGCGCTGCCGCCTTTCTCGCTGCCGGCGCGGCCGCCGCGCTTGCGATGCTGCCGACGGTGGCTTACGCCGATGCGAACGAGGAG GGCGTGGTTGACGCTGCGGCGAGCGCTGATGCGGCACCCGTGGAGGATTTGGCCCGCAAGGAGAGGAAGAGGATAATGGAGCTGATTGAGACCCAAGGAATGCTGCCCGGGTCGTACCCGAAGTTTGATGTTGCAGTCAAGGGACAGAAG GTGGTCGTTAAATTCAATGTACCTTCAACTTGTAATATATCACACCTCATTGTAGATCTCGTAACTCATATCggacttgaggcagaatttgctgGTGGCTCAGAGATGCTATTGCGTGCTTGGGACAG TGCAGCTGCGCGCCAAATAACGTTGAATCCTCCGAAAACAACAGCAAGCACTGGAGATAACAATGAAGATTCTCTTTGTGTTTTGATATTTGAGCCACTTGTCGGATCTGAATATGCTGTTAGTTCTTGT GAAGTTGAATTCATCAAGCCTGGCAGTTTCAGTTTGAAAGAACTTGAAGGTTTGGTCAGTGCTTTAAAATTAGCTGGGCAGAAAGATGTTAAGACATCATCAGGGAAAGCATCAACCAAAGGAAGTGGTCAGAGATCTAAGTATGCACCCTCTATAGAAAAAATTGTATCTGATTTAGAGGCTATGGGTGTTAGGGTCTATGGGTTTGATGAAACCTCTAGTGTTCCAGTGGATGGTACTGTCATGTGGGAGAACATTGCTGGATATGAGCCTCAGAAAAG GGAGATAGAGGATACTGTACTCTTGGCTTTACAGAATCCTGAAGTATATGATGATATTGCTCGTGGTACACGTTGCAAATTTGAGACAAATCGACCTCGAGCTGTTCTGTTCGAAGGTCCACCTG GGACTGGTAAGACATCTTCTGCTCGAGTTATTGCCAAGCAAGCG GGGGTTCCACTGCTATATGTGCCATTAGAAATCATCATGTCCAAATATTATGGTGAAAGTGAGCGCCTATTGGGATCTGTTTTTTCACTTGCGAAGGATCTTCCTGATGGAGGTATTATTTTCTTAGATGAG GTTGACTCTTTTGCTATTGCTCGGGATAGTGAAATGCATGAAGCTACACGAAGGATATTGTCAGTAATTCTGCGACAG atCGATGGATTCGAGCAGGATAGACGTGTGGTTGTTATTGCTGCAACAAATAGAAAGGAAGACCTTGATCCCGCCCTCATCAG CCGTTTTGATTCAATAATTTGTTTCGGCTTACCGGACCAGCAAAGCCGTGCGGAAATAGCAGCCCAATATGCAAAGCACCTGACGAAATCTGAGTTAGTTCAGTTTTCCCTTGTCACTGAAGA GATGGCAGGAAGAGATATCAGGGATATCTGCATGCAAGCAGAAAGACATTGGGCATCGAAG TTTATCAGGGGACAAATTCCGAAAGACGAGAAGGGGGATCCCCCTCTTCCTCCGGTTGACGAGTATGTTGTATGCGCCGAACAGCGAAGGAAGTCATTGCCGGATAGAACAAGACCGACATTCAAATCGAGTCCGCTGAAATTAGCTTGA